The Methanolacinia paynteri genome includes a region encoding these proteins:
- a CDS encoding HEPN domain-containing protein: MRPRFERCLETGKIVRIGRDPALVSKEIMEAERDLKSAKDSNGRNDFKWAIIQGYYSQFHSIRALVFSEGYREKSHSCLLYAAEALLLDEGIIDREVVEAFSHAMRVREAADYSSTYGEEAAEDVVRSTVRTFDIAKGLLLKD, translated from the coding sequence ATGAGACCGAGGTTTGAAAGGTGTCTTGAGACCGGGAAGATCGTGAGGATCGGGCGAGACCCGGCTCTTGTTTCCAAAGAGATTATGGAAGCGGAAAGGGACCTGAAGTCCGCGAAGGATTCTAATGGAAGAAATGATTTCAAATGGGCAATTATTCAGGGCTATTATTCGCAGTTCCATTCGATAAGGGCTCTCGTTTTTTCGGAGGGCTACCGGGAAAAGAGCCATTCATGTCTGCTTTACGCTGCCGAGGCCCTGCTTCTGGATGAAGGTATTATCGACAGGGAGGTTGTTGAGGCTTTTTCTCATGCGATGAGAGTTCGTGAAGCTGCTGACTACAGTTCGACTTACGGGGAGGAGGCAGCGGAGGATGTCGTCAGGTCCACTGTGCGGACGTTTGATATTGCAAAAGGACTCCTTTTGAAAGATTAA
- a CDS encoding ArsR family transcriptional regulator has protein sequence MANICSEKSAIIVRFLGRRYNDSFYVREIAKELNLSLGPVSETLKELEKAGLLIRKERGRIVTYRANMESPVLREMKVFITLLECAGFLKELEKAALRVVLFGSCARGDDTSESDIDILIDTDDKETVESVVNLNEYIGGRKLSAIVLSPGEFRALREKDRPFYERVMQGKELFRRNEDETEV, from the coding sequence ATGGCGAACATATGTTCGGAAAAGTCGGCTATCATTGTCCGCTTTCTTGGAAGAAGATACAACGATTCATTTTACGTAAGGGAGATTGCAAAAGAACTAAATCTCTCTCTCGGTCCTGTAAGCGAGACTTTAAAGGAGCTCGAAAAAGCTGGTCTCCTTATCAGGAAAGAAAGAGGCAGGATTGTCACTTACAGGGCGAATATGGAAAGTCCTGTTTTGCGGGAGATGAAGGTGTTTATTACTCTCCTGGAGTGTGCCGGATTTTTAAAAGAGCTTGAAAAGGCAGCCCTGAGAGTTGTCCTGTTCGGGAGCTGTGCAAGGGGGGACGATACATCCGAAAGCGACATAGATATTTTAATCGATACCGATGATAAGGAAACGGTCGAATCCGTCGTTAATCTCAATGAATATATCGGAGGGAGAAAATTGTCTGCAATCGTCCTTTCGCCCGGTGAATTCAGAGCATTGAGAGAGAAAGACCGGCCTTTCTATGAGAGAGTGATGCAGGGAAAGGAACTTTTCAGGAGAAATGAGGATGAGACCGAGGTTTGA
- a CDS encoding nucleotidyltransferase family protein: MLLYPHRLTKNLIISNIKEPGIIGSYARGEQTEDSDLDIMVDFNKPTGWEVVDLRDDLEKLLGLNVDLILKAGIKQRKKVFDGIKEDAVYIK; this comes from the coding sequence TTGCTTTTATACCCACACAGATTAACGAAGAACCTAATAATTAGCAATATAAAAGAACCCGGCATAATCGGATCATATGCAAGAGGAGAGCAGACCGAAGACAGCGATCTCGATATAATGGTCGATTTTAACAAGCCAACCGGATGGGAAGTCGTCGATCTCAGGGACGACCTTGAAAAGCTCCTCGGACTGAATGTGGATCTTATCCTTAAAGCAGGGATAAAGCAAAGAAAAAAAGTTTTCGACGGAATAAAAGAGGACGCCGTGTATATCAAATAA
- a CDS encoding YlbF family regulator: MAEESKISDELMERINAFGKAIVESEEYLNLIRCDEELNKDQMAQDLLREYRLKQLELQRKGFDRKVLGELNELEAQMKSNETLSNLENSQKALAALFRSSNEMISEKIGQPFAQRLGGCR, translated from the coding sequence ATGGCAGAAGAATCGAAGATCAGCGACGAGCTTATGGAGAGGATAAACGCATTCGGCAAAGCTATTGTCGAGAGCGAAGAATACCTGAACCTGATCCGGTGCGACGAGGAACTGAATAAAGACCAAATGGCACAGGATCTCCTGCGGGAATACCGGCTGAAGCAGCTGGAGCTCCAGAGGAAAGGATTCGACCGGAAGGTTCTCGGCGAACTGAATGAACTTGAGGCACAGATGAAGAGCAACGAGACACTTTCAAATCTTGAAAATTCGCAGAAGGCACTCGCGGCTCTTTTCAGGAGTTCGAACGAAATGATCAGCGAAAAGATCGGCCAGCCGTTTGCACAGAGATTAGGGGGGTGCCGGTAA
- a CDS encoding YlbF family regulator, which produces MKEESKISPELLERINAFGNAILESSEYRALIQCNERLDKDQNAQDLFRQYRLKQQALQLTGFDRTILGELNDLEAQMKSNETLASLENSQKELVGLFKSSNNLISSKIDQPFAQKRGGCY; this is translated from the coding sequence ATGAAGGAAGAATCGAAGATCAGTCCTGAACTCCTGGAGAGGATAAATGCATTCGGGAATGCCATTCTCGAGAGCAGTGAATACCGGGCTTTGATACAATGCAACGAGAGACTGGATAAGGACCAGAATGCACAGGATCTTTTCCGGCAGTACAGGCTGAAGCAGCAGGCATTGCAGTTGACGGGATTCGATCGCACGATTCTTGGTGAGCTGAACGACCTTGAAGCACAGATGAAAAGCAACGAGACCCTGGCAAGCCTCGAAAATTCACAGAAAGAGCTCGTCGGCCTCTTCAAAAGTTCGAACAATCTTATCAGCAGCAAGATTGATCAGCCGTTCGCACAGAAACGCGGGGGATGTTATTGA
- a CDS encoding type II toxin-antitoxin system MqsA family antitoxin codes for MIPERCSYCKGNLKEGKTEFMVRVGEEVIIIRDIPAYICDQCGEVFFTPEISRKIDKIMEDAHKGRICCKPVAAGEVKLEV; via the coding sequence ATGATCCCTGAAAGATGTAGTTATTGTAAAGGAAATCTTAAAGAAGGAAAGACCGAATTCATGGTGCGGGTCGGTGAAGAGGTCATAATCATCAGGGATATCCCGGCATACATCTGTGATCAGTGCGGAGAGGTTTTTTTCACTCCGGAGATCTCCAGAAAAATCGATAAGATCATGGAAGATGCTCATAAAGGCAGGATCTGTTGCAAACCCGTTGCGGCAGGCGAAGTTAAACTGGAAGTTTGA
- a CDS encoding DUF4258 domain-containing protein, whose protein sequence is MSKYSVRIEKLLSDDSFIISMHARVRMFERNVSTDDLVVLLKNGEIIEEYSDDQPCPSVLILGYINNQPYHLVVGFCEDHLRIITVYVPDEYHWIEYKIRRKSE, encoded by the coding sequence ATGTCGAAGTATTCAGTCAGGATTGAAAAATTACTGTCAGACGATTCATTTATAATTTCAATGCATGCCAGAGTCAGGATGTTTGAAAGAAATGTATCTACAGATGATCTGGTTGTTTTATTAAAAAACGGAGAGATCATAGAAGAATATTCTGATGATCAGCCCTGCCCTTCTGTACTGATACTTGGATATATTAATAATCAGCCCTATCATTTAGTAGTAGGATTCTGCGAGGATCATCTCAGAATTATTACAGTATATGTGCCGGATGAATATCATTGGATTGAATATAAAATTAGGAGGAAGAGCGAATGA
- a CDS encoding cation:proton antiporter domain-containing protein, with the protein METETELITAVFIILACALAVIFVGRRFRLPMIIGYFLTGIIVGPSLLGLVTEEQVELLAELGVIFLMFTIGLEMSLKNLLAMWKKILVSGGLQLLITAVVVWLIMTYLGYSTAVSILTAFLVAPSSTAIIMNLYQQKGEINTPHGKTSLGLLIFQDISVIPMMLIIPILAGTSGGSIPTEILSLIFGLIILALVLIAAIFFVPRLLIRVAAVRSNELFIITIVVICFGIAWLMSLNGVSLALGAFLAGIAISESEYSHEVVGQIMPIRDILTSFFFVSIGMMVSLSFLGFHLVMVVLLAAAVIVGKSLINFVSIKATGADSGAAFMSAVGISQIGEFSFIIGSTGLAAGIITDDFYQIFLAISIVTMAVTPFLVDSAPRMARAFARGNPVPNGNAPLSFGGAAGTAPEIAGEEPKGHVIIVGYGVVGQYVAKAFRRIGMDYVILELNPDTIRDQRERGEKVVYGDARHESVLEFAGIGTAKAIILTIPDTQAVKAVITAVRRKNPKIGIITRSRFISEIADLYHLGADEVIVDEREAAIQIFRRILANEQVPQQELDQYARQIRCELYDTYFEKPVLSHLKSEPKPGFFEIFGLKIREAEERMPKTRNSVEQIHVGKNSDACGKKLSELHLRADYGVTVIAVRRLSADAEVNPDKNTVLYEGDTAIVIGERTSINMIIPMFTEKGE; encoded by the coding sequence ATGGAAACCGAAACAGAACTGATAACAGCAGTATTCATAATTCTGGCATGTGCACTTGCCGTCATTTTTGTCGGAAGGCGGTTCAGGCTTCCGATGATCATCGGGTATTTTTTAACCGGAATTATCGTGGGCCCCTCGCTCCTCGGGCTCGTTACCGAAGAGCAGGTCGAGCTGCTTGCCGAGCTCGGCGTAATCTTCCTGATGTTTACAATCGGGCTTGAAATGTCGCTCAAAAATCTCCTGGCGATGTGGAAGAAGATTCTTGTCAGCGGCGGCCTTCAGCTCCTGATTACGGCGGTTGTAGTATGGCTGATAATGACTTATCTCGGTTATTCCACGGCTGTTTCGATCCTTACGGCATTTCTCGTAGCCCCGTCGTCGACTGCCATTATAATGAATCTTTACCAGCAGAAAGGCGAGATCAATACGCCGCACGGCAAGACATCCCTCGGGCTCCTGATATTCCAGGATATCAGCGTAATCCCGATGATGCTTATTATCCCTATCCTTGCCGGAACTTCGGGCGGCAGTATCCCGACAGAGATCCTGAGCCTCATATTTGGATTGATAATTCTTGCTTTGGTTCTTATTGCGGCAATATTTTTCGTCCCCCGCTTATTGATCAGGGTTGCGGCGGTAAGGAGCAACGAGCTTTTCATCATCACGATAGTCGTAATCTGTTTCGGGATCGCCTGGCTGATGTCCCTGAACGGGGTTTCTCTTGCACTCGGTGCATTCCTCGCGGGGATTGCCATATCGGAATCTGAGTACAGCCATGAGGTTGTCGGCCAGATCATGCCCATTCGCGATATCCTGACGAGCTTCTTCTTCGTTTCGATCGGTATGATGGTGAGCCTGTCTTTCCTCGGGTTTCATCTCGTGATGGTTGTCCTGCTTGCTGCGGCGGTAATCGTCGGAAAGAGCCTGATAAATTTCGTGAGCATAAAAGCGACGGGTGCGGATTCGGGTGCTGCTTTTATGTCGGCGGTCGGAATTTCGCAGATCGGTGAATTTTCGTTCATAATCGGATCGACCGGTCTTGCTGCCGGAATAATTACCGATGATTTCTACCAGATATTCCTCGCGATCTCGATCGTTACGATGGCCGTCACCCCGTTCCTCGTCGACTCGGCACCAAGGATGGCCCGGGCTTTTGCCAGGGGGAATCCGGTTCCGAACGGGAACGCTCCTCTTTCATTCGGAGGGGCTGCAGGCACCGCTCCTGAGATAGCGGGTGAAGAGCCGAAGGGGCATGTGATTATAGTCGGATACGGTGTCGTGGGCCAGTATGTCGCAAAGGCATTCAGGAGGATCGGGATGGATTATGTGATCCTGGAGCTGAATCCCGATACGATCCGCGACCAGAGGGAGAGGGGCGAGAAGGTTGTTTATGGCGATGCAAGGCACGAATCGGTTCTTGAATTCGCAGGGATCGGTACTGCTAAGGCAATTATCCTGACAATTCCCGATACGCAGGCTGTAAAGGCTGTAATTACTGCGGTAAGGAGGAAGAACCCCAAAATCGGCATTATCACGCGTTCGAGATTCATCTCCGAGATCGCGGATCTCTACCATCTCGGTGCGGACGAGGTCATCGTGGATGAAAGAGAGGCCGCGATCCAGATCTTCAGGAGGATTCTTGCAAACGAGCAGGTTCCCCAGCAGGAGCTCGACCAGTATGCAAGGCAGATCCGCTGCGAACTTTACGATACTTATTTTGAAAAGCCGGTATTGTCGCACCTGAAATCCGAACCGAAGCCCGGGTTCTTCGAGATATTCGGCCTGAAGATCAGGGAGGCGGAGGAGAGGATGCCGAAGACGAGGAACTCGGTGGAGCAGATTCACGTAGGCAAAAATTCGGATGCCTGCGGGAAAAAACTCTCCGAGCTCCACCTCCGTGCAGATTACGGGGTGACGGTTATTGCCGTCAGGAGGTTGTCGGCCGATGCGGAAGTTAATCCCGACAAGAACACGGTTTTATATGAAGGCGATACTGCGATCGTGATCGGCGAGAGAACTTCGATTAATATGATTATCCCGATGTTTACCGAGAAGGGAGAATAA
- a CDS encoding methanogenesis marker 8 protein: protein MNEIFDEHIIEASGRCRIVVRKGEVVEVGEALIKSCPLTKKFSCPVYDLDRESVKANIEYRIKTWGMCTPERKVIETREFVGFGASEILSFGLSAGMIDAVVLACDGAGTLVSPNPSLVQGIGGRMSGLVKTVPYEKVIRRIEEAGGIVIDKENASLDQMAGLAKAYELGYEKVAVTVALPAEAEKIRRQYPDAIIFGVHVTGLDRGEAETLVSVSDFVTSCASATIHEAAGKRALVQAGTAIPTYAMTPVAKDIILEKVRCGEEQILVKTTKLPVISGNRPEPLI, encoded by the coding sequence ATGAATGAAATTTTTGACGAACATATAATCGAGGCTTCCGGCAGATGCAGGATCGTCGTAAGAAAAGGCGAAGTTGTCGAGGTGGGAGAGGCGTTGATCAAGTCCTGCCCGCTCACGAAAAAATTTTCCTGCCCCGTGTACGATCTCGACAGGGAGTCTGTTAAGGCTAATATCGAATACAGGATAAAGACCTGGGGAATGTGCACGCCGGAACGAAAGGTGATAGAGACTCGTGAATTCGTCGGGTTCGGGGCGTCGGAGATCCTGAGTTTCGGGCTTTCGGCCGGGATGATCGATGCCGTAGTTCTTGCATGCGACGGAGCGGGAACCCTCGTTTCTCCGAATCCTTCGCTCGTGCAGGGTATCGGCGGAAGGATGTCGGGACTCGTAAAGACCGTTCCGTATGAGAAGGTGATCCGCCGGATCGAGGAGGCCGGAGGTATCGTTATCGATAAAGAGAATGCATCGCTCGACCAGATGGCCGGCCTTGCGAAGGCATACGAACTTGGATACGAAAAAGTGGCGGTAACCGTTGCTCTTCCGGCTGAGGCGGAGAAGATCCGCAGACAGTACCCGGATGCGATCATATTCGGCGTTCACGTCACCGGACTTGACAGGGGGGAGGCAGAGACCCTTGTTTCGGTATCCGACTTTGTAACGTCATGTGCGTCGGCAACAATCCACGAGGCCGCAGGAAAGAGGGCTCTCGTTCAAGCCGGAACCGCTATTCCTACATATGCAATGACCCCGGTGGCGAAGGATATAATTCTTGAAAAGGTCCGGTGCGGGGAGGAGCAGATCCTTGTGAAGACGACGAAGCTCCCTGTGATCTCCGGGAACCGGCCCGAGCCTTTGATCTGA
- a CDS encoding molybdenum cofactor synthesis domain-containing protein, protein MPRMCINPNLMPLDEAKKIILTSFAAPDNRITVPVPDACGRVLAGPVCSKRTNPPLILGGPDGIAVRSNETTGAGKDNGIELEAPRVNTGMPLPEGFDAVIAIEEVTKVAENRYMIHAPVSPYENTIPKGSDVEEGDLIMDGGHLITPLDIGALLNCGLTEIPVKNWKVGLIATGDEIISPDETPVPGQIVNTNSYIFGAYLKQYGVEPVLYPILSDNRDLIAQGIHKALVECDMVMVFGGSSAGSKDFTVNALKDSGELLIHGVAMGPGKPASMARVNGKPAFGMPGPSISARTVFHELVRPLLVQWGVPVIPDTIVRGVLAADIPSMGKFDRFMMVKVEKKDGETSIVPLSRSPGYMIMVRADAILHVPGTFALHSGDVVKVRMLRTIPSP, encoded by the coding sequence ATGCCGCGAATGTGTATTAACCCGAATCTTATGCCGCTTGATGAAGCGAAAAAAATTATTCTGACGTCTTTTGCCGCCCCTGATAACCGGATCACGGTCCCTGTCCCCGATGCCTGCGGCCGTGTCCTCGCCGGACCTGTCTGTTCGAAGAGAACCAATCCCCCGCTTATACTCGGCGGGCCCGACGGTATTGCGGTCAGGAGCAATGAGACGACGGGTGCCGGAAAGGATAACGGGATCGAGCTCGAGGCCCCGCGGGTGAATACGGGAATGCCGCTTCCCGAAGGTTTCGATGCCGTCATTGCGATCGAGGAGGTGACGAAAGTTGCGGAGAACAGGTACATGATTCATGCTCCTGTTTCGCCATACGAGAATACCATCCCGAAGGGGTCAGATGTGGAAGAAGGAGACCTGATCATGGACGGCGGGCATCTCATAACCCCGCTCGATATCGGTGCACTTCTCAACTGCGGGCTCACCGAAATTCCCGTGAAAAACTGGAAAGTCGGCCTTATCGCGACAGGCGACGAGATAATATCCCCCGATGAGACTCCTGTTCCGGGACAGATCGTGAATACGAATTCGTACATCTTCGGGGCGTACCTGAAGCAGTACGGGGTTGAACCGGTATTGTACCCGATTCTCAGCGACAATCGTGATTTGATCGCACAGGGGATCCATAAGGCTCTCGTCGAGTGCGATATGGTCATGGTCTTCGGTGGCTCTTCCGCCGGCTCGAAGGATTTCACGGTAAATGCCCTGAAAGATTCGGGCGAGCTTCTCATACACGGAGTTGCGATGGGCCCGGGGAAGCCCGCATCAATGGCACGGGTAAACGGTAAACCTGCCTTCGGGATGCCCGGCCCTTCGATCTCCGCCAGGACGGTATTTCATGAACTGGTCCGTCCATTGCTCGTACAGTGGGGCGTTCCAGTGATACCCGATACGATTGTGAGAGGAGTGCTTGCCGCAGATATCCCTTCTATGGGAAAGTTTGACCGGTTCATGATGGTAAAGGTGGAGAAAAAAGACGGAGAGACTTCGATTGTCCCGCTGTCGAGGTCGCCGGGGTATATGATAATGGTAAGAGCGGATGCGATCCTCCATGTGCCCGGAACCTTTGCACTTCACAGCGGAGATGTAGTCAAAGTCCGGATGCTAAGGACGATTCCTTCCCCCTGA
- a CDS encoding PAS domain S-box protein, translated as MVALKSNTKTTETISVLHIDQSSPIPDKGRLVLMENGNISVEACKSEKEAFRILSKKKFDAIVAGCITSGCNGTSFISRLRESGDETPVIIFTPEGHEDNVIDMLNSGADYYIRRDGDPETLYVRLSEKITQLVIERKKKSIIRSFFYSNNDVMFVKDENLRYIIANDAALDFFGVGRDELDKITDLNLMDKKTAEICHKAEKKALDTGQPVFTEENIGDRYLRCMKFPMEISPGKTGIGAIVSDITEKRQAEEKLKQHLTELEDTQKKLKDNEEYIKNVLDSIPVGIAVFTFKPEISFVYYNQNFLKYHRIPEKALESIDTFWKSAYEDPVFREEIKEKILTELETGDPERMQWYEVPVTRSGGETTYINMRNIPLDNRGQIISMVWEVTEQKEANDKNRLHLERLKRLLDLYQISGGPEENLMIHALENSRSMTESKYGFIGVLTADESEMIVYQWSRDVMKRCEVQATQKHLPIKSAGIWAECVRKRAPVIVNEYSQDNPGKRGLPKGHVEISRILAVPIFDSGKITAIIIVANKKTQYYEDDADALTTLGNLMWEILKTRRAEDELIREKELFSQTFESLRDAAFVLDSNPLAIRKANKAASKLFEYSIKEMKGKQPDFLLVDDDSVEQFNRQIYPYTTEHKEVPRFEFMMKRKDGTVFPAEHSISSLYDSGGDQKGWVHIVRDITSEKEAEMREKASLRQIEENMEQLATLNDQIRNPLAVILGLADLKCPESAKEITDQVNEIDGMIKMLDEGWVRSEKIWAFLKTHYGLGKMD; from the coding sequence ATGGTAGCATTAAAAAGCAACACGAAAACAACTGAAACAATTTCCGTATTACATATCGATCAATCCTCACCAATACCGGATAAGGGAAGACTTGTTCTTATGGAAAACGGGAACATTTCAGTTGAGGCCTGTAAAAGTGAAAAAGAAGCCTTCAGGATTTTATCAAAGAAAAAATTTGACGCAATAGTTGCAGGATGCATAACTTCAGGCTGCAACGGGACTTCATTTATCAGCCGCCTTCGTGAAAGCGGGGACGAAACACCGGTCATAATATTCACCCCGGAGGGACACGAGGACAATGTCATCGATATGCTCAACAGCGGAGCGGATTATTATATCCGGAGAGACGGCGATCCTGAAACGCTGTACGTCAGGCTTTCCGAAAAGATAACTCAGCTTGTCATAGAACGGAAGAAAAAATCGATCATCAGGTCGTTCTTCTATTCAAACAACGACGTGATGTTCGTCAAGGATGAAAATCTCAGGTACATAATCGCCAATGACGCAGCACTGGATTTCTTCGGGGTCGGCCGGGACGAACTGGATAAAATAACCGACCTCAACCTGATGGATAAAAAAACCGCTGAGATCTGCCATAAAGCAGAAAAGAAGGCGTTGGATACCGGACAGCCTGTATTCACGGAGGAAAACATTGGAGACCGATATCTCAGGTGCATGAAATTTCCCATGGAGATCTCCCCGGGAAAAACAGGGATCGGTGCAATAGTCAGTGACATAACCGAAAAAAGACAGGCCGAAGAGAAACTGAAGCAGCATTTAACAGAACTGGAAGATACTCAAAAGAAATTAAAGGACAATGAAGAATACATAAAAAACGTACTTGACAGCATCCCGGTCGGCATAGCTGTATTCACTTTTAAACCTGAGATCAGTTTTGTATACTACAACCAGAATTTTCTTAAATATCACAGAATACCGGAGAAAGCACTTGAAAGTATCGATACGTTCTGGAAAAGCGCCTATGAAGATCCCGTCTTCAGGGAAGAAATAAAGGAGAAGATTCTTACAGAGCTTGAAACGGGCGATCCCGAAAGAATGCAATGGTACGAGGTTCCTGTAACACGTTCGGGCGGGGAGACCACCTATATTAACATGAGAAACATTCCTCTTGACAACAGAGGGCAAATCATCTCAATGGTCTGGGAAGTAACCGAACAGAAAGAAGCAAATGACAAGAACAGGCTTCATCTCGAGCGTTTAAAACGGCTTCTTGATCTTTACCAGATCTCAGGCGGACCGGAGGAGAACCTGATGATCCACGCCCTCGAAAACAGCAGATCCATGACCGAAAGCAAGTACGGGTTCATAGGAGTCCTTACGGCCGACGAGTCGGAGATGATCGTTTACCAGTGGTCCAGGGATGTAATGAAGAGGTGTGAAGTCCAGGCCACTCAAAAACATCTCCCGATCAAATCGGCAGGGATCTGGGCCGAGTGCGTCAGGAAACGTGCACCGGTTATAGTGAATGAATATTCCCAGGATAATCCCGGAAAACGCGGTCTTCCCAAAGGGCACGTTGAAATTTCACGTATCCTTGCAGTCCCCATCTTTGACTCGGGAAAGATCACTGCAATCATTATCGTCGCCAACAAAAAAACGCAATATTACGAAGATGATGCCGACGCCCTTACCACTCTCGGGAACCTGATGTGGGAGATCCTGAAGACCAGAAGGGCTGAAGACGAACTTATACGAGAAAAGGAACTGTTCTCACAGACATTCGAATCACTCCGGGATGCGGCATTTGTCCTTGACTCCAATCCTTTAGCAATAAGAAAGGCGAATAAAGCCGCTTCAAAACTTTTCGAATACAGCATAAAAGAAATGAAGGGCAAACAACCCGATTTCCTCCTCGTAGACGACGATTCCGTAGAGCAGTTCAACAGGCAGATCTACCCCTACACTACCGAACATAAAGAAGTGCCGAGATTTGAATTCATGATGAAAAGAAAAGACGGCACGGTATTTCCGGCAGAACATTCGATATCTTCGCTCTATGATTCCGGCGGAGACCAGAAAGGATGGGTCCACATAGTGAGAGATATAACATCCGAAAAGGAAGCGGAAATGCGTGAAAAAGCTTCTCTCAGGCAGATAGAGGAAAATATGGAACAGCTCGCAACACTGAACGACCAGATCAGGAACCCCCTCGCGGTCATTTTAGGCCTTGCCGATCTCAAATGCCCGGAATCTGCAAAAGAGATAACCGATCAGGTCAACGAGATCGACGGGATGATTAAAATGCTGGATGAAGGATGGGTACGTTCGGAAAAGATCTGGGCATTTTTAAAGACGCATTACGGCCTGGGGAAAATGGACTGA